The sequence ACAATCACCTAAAGCTTGATTTGATCGATTCACTAAGGTTGTCAAAAAGTGTGGATATTGACAAAGTCAAGCCGATCACACATTGTTCTACAAGTACTCAACTACAGATAAGATAGTCATACTCATTGTTGCAAGGGAACTAGAGGTCTTGAAGAAGTTCGTCacaagagaatttgaaattaaagaccTTGGAGCCCTAAGATGCTTTTTGGGCATGGAGTTTATGAGGTCTAAGAAGGAAATATTTGTGTGAAAGTATATACTTGACCTACTTGAGGAGATTGGTTTACTTGGTTGCAAACCAGTAGAAATCCCAATGGAGCCCAATCTTAGGCTACAACCAACAAATGCATATAAGGTGGTGAATCAGAGCAGTTTCAAAGGTTAGTTAGGAGACTACTTTATCTATCTCATACCCAGTCGAACATAGCGTTTACAGTGAGTCTAGTGAGTCAATCTATGCACTCACTAAGggagtttattatttgagaatCATGGTCGTTGGTGGATTGAAACTTACTTCAATGTTGATTGGGCAGGAAGCATAATAGATCAATGGTCCACATCAAGCTATTGTACATTTATTGGAGGCAACCTAGCGTcttggagaagcaagaagcaCACTATGGTAGCTAGAAACAATGTGAAAGCTCAATTTGGAGCAGCAGTTTATGGGATTTACAAACTTTTGTGACTAAAAAAACTACTTAAAGACCTCAAAGCAACAAGTTCTATTCCTATGAAGCTctattgtgacaataaagccatGATCAATATAGCACATAATATGGTTCAACATGATACAGCTAAACACGTATAAGTTGACCAACACTTTATCAAAGAGAAGTTAGACAATAAACTCATCTGCATGCCTTATATTCCTTCAATCGAGCAATTGGCAAATATTTTTCCTAAGGGGTTACACAAGGGGCAATTCGATGGCATAACTTGCAAGCAAGGTATGAAAGACATTTTCGagccagcttgagggggagtgtgaaAAGATTGGTTCAAATTCACTAATGAAAATTACGAGATTCACCACTGAAAATTCAGAAGTATTATCTATATTTagaatattgtatttttttgaatttgaatttgaattatttcCTATAAGTAGGTTATTTCTTTAAATAGATTTAGACCATTTTATCTATAAATAGAATTGTAAATCCCGTGTACACTGCAGTAATGAGAATCAGAAATTCATCCTCAATTCATCTTTGTgttcaatatataaatatgtaggaaaaaagaatgaataCCATCCAACTAGAGGTTCTAATCAATGCAATACACCACctatgaaattgaaatttgttgACAAGTCACTACAGAATCTTATTAAGTACTTTGAGAATCAACAGGCAAGTAAGATCTATTATTTAGAAAACATGGACATATAAGAATGAAGGCTCTTACTAATGCAGATCGGGCATACACTATTTTACAAAGCCACTTCACATCTACATATGCCCTCACGAGGGACTTGTTAGAGGAGGGGACACCCATTGAGGTTTGTTTAATCTAGTAAATTGGTAAAGTAAAAAAGCTATCTTTTGTAGCTAAGTCAAGTGGAGAAGCCAAATTTAGAGAAATGGCAAATGGACAAGTGAACTGTTTTGTTTGAAGGTACTTTTCATGGTTGCCTCAACAATACAATGAGAttgtattgtgacaacaaaACCGCAATAAGCATAGCTCAGATTTAGATTTAGCATAATTAGACAAAGTAGAAAATGGAGAAGTCAGAACACAAAAGGACATCTCTTGTGAAGAATGGAAATCAATAACCAGATATAGTAAGGGAGTTTTGAATAATGATTTGCAGAGTGCATAAGTCAAGCTGGGCATGAGTGCTATATGCATGCCCCAACTTGAGGGAGCTCTTCAAGTAGATGTGCATAATTTATCTCATCTCAAGAGATCTTACACAATTTTTTGCTTACTAATTGTCATATGAGAAAGTCTAGTGGAGAGAAGCCTAATATCTCTCATCTCATGCTCCcttatttttcctaatttattgaattatatatatatatatatatatataaaataatatatatataatattatatatatatttcaacaaatttaaGGTGCTACTTCCATAGTTTGGATGGGGACCATGCTTAGCTGAAGTTGTGACCAAGACTCATGCTAATCCTAATGGTTGTTTTGTAACTGAGGAATTTGAGTCATTAGGTTGCGATCATTCTGGTAcggttaaaaagaaaaaaaaaaaaaagaggtgggGTGGGAGGGTTGGTGGTGTGTGGAGACCAGAATCAGTCTTAAGGGACCTGTAAGGGCATTCTCAAACCTTGTTTCTTTGGAACTGCTACCATGGTCTGGGATTTGTGTGTTTCTCCAGACAGCTCACTGAATTCTATAGGTTTCAATGTGTTTTGGAAGAGATATTATGTGAGTTATGTCTTACTTGTGATCtgtttttctatcttttatttatttatttatccttctttttttttttcttgtgactCTTCTAAGGAAGGTTTCACCCGATTTTTTGGGTGTGCCCTTGGGGCCTTGTCATGCACTGCATTGTATATTTCACATTCTGTTTGCATGGTTAAAAAGATTAAACTTGCcaaccaaaaaaggaaaggaataaACAGTTTACAATAGGATAGGAGCTACACTACATGTATTGAAGGAGTGTTCATGGTCATAGTCAATGTAGCCTAACAATGAACTTGGTTCTTTCAAATCATGGGGTAGAGAGACTCAGTTTGGaatgaaatgaaaaagagaAGTAAATATATGACCCAAAATCATCATAACGAATTGTCCAgtaaaacaaacattttttgagAATAAGATAATTTACCTCTCCCGTGCCAATTGTCAAGTCTGCAAATCCAAGAGAATCCTTCACTTGGATTAGTAATTTCTGTTTTCTAGGATTTGCAACAAGCATATGAAAATCCTGCCGCCAAGGGAGAAAAACATGATTACTGACAAGTTTTCTAGACAAAACCAATCCATCTCACATAAACTCCAGAGTGCTGATTGAACAGTTTACAGAATGAAACACAATAGATGAAGATGAAACACTAAGAAGCTTCACCTGATTCCAAATTGGCTCACCAGGAGGCCCAATGACAGTGGTCTGACTGTTCTTTTTACTACGTATTTTCTGATCTCCTAGGCTTAGAGTGACGTAAGGATCCGTTTTACCTGAAATCATCAGAGGATCAGTGAGTATGGCAGGGCATACTGAATAAAGGAACAAATGCTGTTCAGAAGATCCTATTCATACACAagctttaaataaataaattttgcaCAAACCAACTGACAATTCAAAGTCAATGTTAAGGGCAGTTTTCCAAACAAGAAATAAGTTTCCAAATAAGCATCTCAAACCGATCACATACAAAACTAATAGAATTTTACGATTTATAATGCACATGGGCCTCAGAAACCACTACTACACAAGGAGGAAGGATTGttaccatagaaaacataagAGAGCTTCCGCGCATCTACAAGTGTCACCGATAGTTCTCCAACAAAGTCCCTGTTTCCTTCTTGCATTTCTCCCGTTAAAGCATTTGCAACAGGACCAACtgcttttcctttttggaaatcTAAAACGATCTTCTTAGGACGTACAAAAAGTCGAGGCAAATCCTCAGTGAgaagttttttcaaaaacctAAGTCATGGTCAAACATCAAAgtgaataaatgaaaaaaggcACCACAGCCCACAAGATATGCACCACttatcaaaagaaaaggaagcATGCTGTTTCTGAGGTGAAGAGGGACATAAATAAGAGTTGAATGTTCTTAAAATGGTTGACTCTGCTTAACAAAAAATCACACAACCACTGAATCACACCTCTGAATGGAGTAGGGAGCTCAAATAATAAAACTGAAGTGATTGGTATATGAGTCTAAGAATGTCAATTAAATACCATACCATGAACCACATATATTTAAAAGCCCAAAATTACACTGACATGGtcaattaaaaattacaaattgcaAATTAGAATGGACATGATTAATTGATATGTGAATTGCTTAGTTTCAAATTTACAATATACAAAGTCCCTTTATTTGcttttttcccaaaaaaccTGTGAAGTTCTAATTCAAGTTAGCCATCCCTTTTCTTTTGCTAACAAAAACAACTTATAAGAACGGGTACATATAGAAGGAGGACCttatttagttaaataaaaaaaaatcattaagaaTCTTTACATTTGGTATTGagaattatataataatattttgtgagtaattttatttccattgtcatatttagatttagaaacaaaatgggATTGGATTTGTATATTAAAACTTGTAAAGCTACCAATTTAACCCAAAAGCTTAAGGTGTTAGGTTTAGGCCAACAACATATATCAACCAACTTATGTTAAAGTCTTAACATTCCATGCAACTTCCTCCTGGTTGCATATGGGTAGCTAAGTATATGGTGATGCTCTCAACAAATGAGAGTCTTGTGTAGACAAAGAGCTTCATTGGAGAATGGTTATAGATCAAGAGCATCAGGAGCCACCTCTAATCCAGAGATAGAACTATACCGTTGGAAACTCAAATTCAAAAGGCaaagatgcaaaaaaaaaatgatgtccaAGGAGGGGGGAAAAGAGCAATAATAAGCtgaaaaccccaaaaaaatcAACTCCCCCAAGTTTATCGAATCCATAAAGCAAGCAGACTTCACCTTCTTTACCAATTTGATATGAATGTaccaaaaaataacaataataataataataatcataatgttAACAGTATATATGCAACAACAATAGTCTTATAGAGACAAAAGCCCACTTACATTGAAAGAACAGGAATTGCTGGTATTGTCCAATGCATGCACAAAAGATgggagaaaatcaaaagaaaaaggaaaagaaagaaacaaatatcAGTACCTCATTGTTAGGTTACCTTGCTTCATATAAAAACCTATAGAATAAAGTTTGTATAATGCATACATTATTTAACCATTAAATCTCAACAATGATATGACAAATAGGATAAGTATACTTCATGATACTGCAAAAACTTCTTTCTATATGTTTCCCTCAATTCCTTCCATCATCCTTCTAACTAATTTTCTGTTACCTGAAGTTATAAACATGCATCAACAAGGACTAATGTTCATCTAAGTAACTTTGATGAATGCAAATGCATGGAAGAAATTATGAAAACCATGAAAGTATGACATACCCATTAGATTGAACAAGCGAAATGGTGACaattcaacttttatttttggaagtgAAACAAAAGCCCATGAAACAGCTCCAACCCAAGGCTCTGTTGGAATCAACCGCAATTTAACCCAAAGTTCCCCATCAATGTCAAAATCACGAACACCAACTGGCACAACAATGGGGATGATGCTGAATTTAAGTGACAGCATTAACAGCATTCGAGCCCCACCTGTATAACGGAGGCCTATTTGATACCTGGATAACatcaaagaaaacatatattGAAAGTTTAGAGGAAAAGATTGTTCCTCTATACCTTTGAAGTTTAGGATTACAACATATACATAGGAGGACTACTATCGAGTAcatgcaaaaggaaaaaaataaaaagatgcaGTTATGCAAATAATCACTAccctgaaaacaaaaaaacataaaaaaaaaacataaaaactaaattataaacATTGACTCAATTGATTCCATCCCCTAATTTACTCCATCAAATCAAATCACAACATCCCATTTACAGCACTAAATCGAATCTCCcacatattttatgattttccacactccccctcaagctagtTCAAAGATGTTTAACATTCCCAACTTGTTTACTAGAACTTCAAACAACTGCTTCTGAAGGCCTTTAGTTAGGATATCCGCTAGCTATTTTTCTGTTGCAAACATATGGCATATAGACTAAGGCCCCTCAAGTTTTTCCTTAATGAAATGATGATCCACTTCAACATGCTTAGTTCTATCATGTTGAACTAGATTGTGGGTTACGCTAATCGTTGCTTCATTATCACAGTATAATTTCATAGGTTTCTCATAAGGAATCCTCAATTCTTCTATATCTTCTTCAACCAAATGAGTTCACAAATTCCATAAGCAGCggtccaaaactcaactttgcaCTACTTCTAGCAACAacattttgtttcttgcttctccaagtTACCACGTTCCCTACAACAAAGGCACAATAACCTGAAGTTAATCTTCTATTTTTGTTATCTCTTGCCTAATCAACATTAGTATACACCTCAATCTACATATGCCCCTTTTTTCAAGCAATAATCCTTTCCCTGGGCTTTATTTCAAATACTTCATAACTTGATACACGGCTTCAAAACATTCTTCAGTAGGTGAGTGCATAAATTGGCTAACCATACTAACTACAAACGCTATATCAGGACATGTATGTGATAAGTATATCAGTTTACCCACCAAACGTTGATAGCGTCCTTTATCCACACTTGAACTTAACTCCGTTTACCCCAATTTCCTATTAGGATCAATTGGTGCATTAGTTGGTTTACAACCCAACATTCTTGTTTCTTTAAGCAAGTCTAAAGTATATTTTCGTTGAGAAACAAATATACCACCTTGAGATGTTGcaacttccataccaaggaagtATCTCAACTAGCCAagatctttaatttcaaattctttagcAACTTCTTTAATTTCTCCAATTACATAATGTTATCACCTGTCAAGATgatatcatctacatatacTATCAAATGGCAATCTTATTGTCACTAGAATGTTTGTAGAACTTTGTGTCATCGGTCTAACTTTGCATATACCCAAGATTCCAAATGGACTTTGTGAAATGATCACCATGCTCTTGAAGACTACTTCACCCCATAGAGAGATCTCTTCAATTTACAGACTTTTCCAATTCCAAATGATTGCTCAAAACTAGAGGGCAAatccatatacacttcctccTCCAATTCTCCATttagaaaagcattttttacatCTAGCTATTGTAATGGCCAATTTAGATTGATTGCAAGTGACAATAAGACTTGGATTGTGTTCATCTTGGCAACCGGTGCAAACGTCTCTTGATAGTCAATACTATATGTTTGTGTAAAGCCCTTGGTTACCAACCTAGCTTTATACCTCTCTATCAAAACATCAAGCTTATACTTGACAGTAAATACCTACTTGCATCCTAATGGTGTCTTCCCTCTTGGCAAACTTACCAAATCTCAAGTTCCATTCATTTCAAGAGCCCTCATTTCTTCCATGACTGCTTCTTAAAGCTCATTTGTATTGGTGAAAACATGTAATTCCAACCTATCTCCGGCTCCATAGAATTAACTAACCAAGCCATGATCATGGAGTTCCCTAGTTTCCCTTTCCCACAAATAAACAAGTTAATGGACTGAAACCATCTAAGAAAATTCAGTCCATTTGGTAGTGATGATGTGCAATGAAGGATCATCACTAGTGCCATGAGGTGAGACTTGAAATGGAGGCATTGATACCTGTTGTGAAGAATCTACAAAATTATTCTCCTTGTTGATTCCTAACATCAAATCCTCCTACCAGCAGCCTAATAGTTccaggaaaaaataaaaaaataaaaatccggtacttgaaaccaaaaataaatgtattaatttCAGTAGGAaactagctctgataccatgaaagttTAGAGAAAAAAACTGTTCCTCTATATCTTTGAAGTTTAGGATTACAACATACATATAAGACCACTCTTGAGTATatgcaaaaggaagaaaataaaaagatacgACTATGCAAATACCCACTACcctaaaaacagaaaaaataataatgaaaactaaATTAGAAACATTGACTTAGCTGATTCTATCCCCTAATTTACTCCACTAAATCAAATCACAACATCACATTTACACCACTAAATCAAATCTCTcacatattttatgattttccacATATATCAGTTAGAGAAATGCAAGATTAATACTTAAAATCAACATATACTAAGCTTCATGCCATCCATTTTGTGTGATtccatattttatatcaataaacatttttttttataggtaaattttttgtcCCCGTTAGGACTTGAACCTataacctcccacaaaccctccccaaccctttaccactgGAGCCACCTTCAGAATTGAAGCAGACAACCTCAGAATTGCACAAAAAACCTACTGACCACAGGTTTTCCATATAGTTCTTAGAACTACTCCCTCATCAACTTCACCTTTATTACATAAAGTGTCTTGAGGTGGTTAAAAGTGTTTAAAGAGCCCTAACAAATTTCCGAAAACAAGGTCATTAGGTAGTGTTCTCCATCTCATAAATCATGAAACCTTTCCTTATGTAAATACTTAGGGTCACCTAAGAGCACGTGGGAATTTTTTCCTAAGACTGGACTATGTCCTAATTAATTTTGAGCTTTGTTTTATAGGATTCCAGTGAAGTTAGCTGATTCTAGAATGGTATTAGATCTGTTTTCTTGATGCTTGAGGATTTCAagaatttttaatatgattattaaagaAGATAATCAACAGACTAATGCCACTCCGTAAAACAATGTGTAACCGTCTTTGATCATGCAAAAAATTACAGCACATTTCACAGTGTTTACAGAAAAAGCAATTTAGAGAATGGGACAGTATTTGCAACCAGAAATCAAGCTAAGACCTTCAAATGCAAACTGTCCAGGATCAGCTATCTCACTAAAGGCCAAAAAAAATGTAACGAAAAATGGAGAATAAAGCATGCCACTCATCAACAAAATATCAGTGCACAAACAATGCAATGAAGATCACAAGCACCTTCATAAACCAATACAGTTTGAAGTATCTCCACTCAAACTAGAACCAAACCAAGCACAATCCTGAGGGCAAAATTAACAATAACTACTGAAAGATAGCAGTAgaaatttatatcaaattcaATGGTTTCAAGATGATTCTTACTGCAAATCATTGGCCCGACGAGAAGTTCTGCGCTCGACATTCCTAACTGACAACGGCTCATCCCCTAAGGAGAACTGCTTAATTTCAACTCTTCGCACGTAATCGGGTTTCTTCAGATTGTCAATGACGGGCTGAAGCAACCCAATGAGCCAATTCTCAATCCCACCTCGGTACACCTTCCACAACTTCCCCAAAACCATGTTCACCCATTCTACTGACTCCTTCCTCTGCAaatccttttccaaaagcaagGAAAAACTGGTGGGCACCTGTGGCCAAATCCCGGACCGCCCCTGCTCAATGTtcgatttcttcttcttccccgaTGTCCATACCTTATCGAAAACTACTCCAATCAAGAAAAAGAACCCAAATAATCCAACAATGTTGCGATTAATGGGAGGCGAAGGGATGGGGTGGATCACACCCAGTTGAGTCCTGAGCTTATCCACAATTGGGTCTTCTTGGAAGTTGGTGAATTGTGAACCCATTTGAACTGAGGATTCTTGGGACCCTTCCCCATCATTGAATTCCTCGGAGAATCGATTTACCACAAAGATTTTCGCTCCACGGCTGGTGGAACTGGCCAATTGGACATTGAAATTCCCGCGTCGGCGGTCAGAGGGAATCGCACAAGCCAGAAAAACCCTTTTCCTTCGGCAAAATCTCTTCCTTTTCTTGGAGAAAACAATGGGtgggaaattcaaattccacgGAGTGGTTTCACAGGAGCAAGCATTGAAAATCTGCGAGAAATGGAAGCTCGCAGAAGTAGACTGCAAAACCATTTAAACCGGAAGCCCTAATTGACATGAATCACAGATTGAATAATGAAAGAAGCTCAAAATCGCAATCTCGACAATTTGGGCTGCTGCTGAACTGAATCAAATTGCAGGGAACCCAAAATTCCCATGCCTAATCAGCAAAACCCAAAAGAAACAGAAatcagtaaaaaaaatgaaatagaaatcaATGATAAAAGGAGATTGAAGAGTGGTGGAGATTGGAGAAGAATGGTGGGAGTTTTGAGAGGGAGAAAAAAGTTACAACAAGTGGGCAGAAGTGGAGCGTGGAGGCATGAGATCTTGAGGATGGCTGAAAGCCGCAAATGCGAGCGACGTGGATGATCAGCCTTTTTGGAACGAGGTACACGTGGGTCGGAGCCGACACGTTTTCCTCTTTTCTCCTCTTGTGCAAACACGTCATCCtaccattttcttctctatgATGTCTTGACCCTCCAATTAGTATTCAGAACGTACCGCCGTCCAGAATAGTTAGGCcaattagaaagaaaatatgaaacgTGTTTTCATTGTCATTTGAAACAAATCTTCCTCGTACAATTAGATTAAGATTTGACACGCGCGGGGATGTGATACATGACATGGAAAATTTATCATATGAGAATTATTATGATAGTGTTAAAATGATGTATTTCTTGAATTTAAAGTGAAACAACATTATATTTCTTGTTTATAACatagtaatattatttttttttaaatttaaatcatataaaaaaagaggattatcatattatataattgtattttcaaaaactaaaattaataacaattaaaaaagacTGACGATATAAAAAGAAAGTTGAAGATAGTTAATAGGTCATTGCTATAAGACATTGGGAGTAAGTTCTTATTCATAAAACATTTACAAAGCTTGAACAATGTGACTAGTAAGTCAATTAATAAATGAGAAGATTATTAAGAGTTTTAAATTTAGGTAATTAATAATCATTAATTATGATGCAAAGTGAGTTATACAATTGTTAACGACCCTCGTAGAGATGTGTCATCATCACTTGCTATTGGAGCAAATGAGAAAAGAAGTTTCAATTGTTGAGAAATAGAAACGAGAACAATTAAATTGAGATATGATAGTCGTTTTATCTTTACACGTATTCAAGTCTTTGGTAGTGTGATAAGTTCAAAGGTTTcttttacaaactatttttGTCGTGTCCTCTTTATGATATAATTGATTTATCGTATAATTCATACCAATTTGCGCAAATGGCTGCACTCAAAGCTCTACAAAATAACACACTTTTTTTGCCCAACAaaggatgaagaagaaaaggaagtaGAAACGAGAATAACAAAATAATGTTATATAATACGATAAAGTACTCATTACCATTTATAGATAAGTTTTATATGTTGTGGCATATTTTCAATTCCcataataataacataaaaaaatatggagaatttTACAATtgggaaatataaaaaaattaaaatggttaTAACattctttaataataatttcatactTGAACTACAactgattttcaaaaataaagaattgtTGTTCTTACGTAACAATCTGAGTGTTTTAAATGTAAGCTTTATTAGCTAGATTATTATGGCATTGCATCGATCCTCATATTCATGAGTGTATTTGAGAATAAACTCAGTTCTCGTATGAAGAAACCCTCCTTTCACACTCACAGAAGTAAAATTTGTCAGGGGTATTTTGTAACTACAATACCCCACTCTTACGAGCTATAAATTacattagaaatttttaaaaactcaacccggatgaataaaaaaaataaatagtgtATTTTCATGATTATCTTATGATTTGTTTTTCCCATTAAACCTAGTATTTAGGATTTCTAATCCCGAATTGGGTTTGAACATTGCCTTGCTCTATGTACTTCAAACCCTTTCTCTTGACAAGGCCTTGTTAGTGAATCTACAATATTGTCACAAGATTTAATATAATTCACGTTAATAATGCTATTGCTCTAATAAGATCTCATAATactatgtttttttcttattcgTTTACacttataattataataatggtTATTCACTATGCCAACCGAAGTCATTCTATCACaattaatcaattcaaatagtACTAATTTGTCCCACATTGACTTTGATATAACAAATTTCTTAATGAATTTGATCCTTCACTTGCTAAAACAAAAGCAATAAGTTCAATTTCCATAGTTTAAGTTAACAATAACTATTTGTTTTTTAGAGTTTTCGGCCAAAATAatgccatttaaaaaaaaaaaccaaaacagtgcatctttaaaaatatttaccaaaGTAATCTCTGACCTCCACATCaacatcaacattttttttcgtTCACAACATGATTTTAAacctcctatttttttttttttatcctaaaccctaactttttttttctcttccttccaTCAACAGCTCCCACCAGTAGTTGCTTGCAATGCTCTTCAAGATTAGgtaattttttgaagaaattaatgTTTCGATAAATTAACATGTTTGGGTAAAAtaactagaatttttttttggttatttcaATTGGGACTCAGTTGTTTGTAGTGTAACGGACAAAGTGAGATCTCTTTTTCAGCTTGTTGTGTTCTTCACACCCAggtaaatttta is a genomic window of Vitis riparia cultivar Riparia Gloire de Montpellier isolate 1030 chromosome 1, EGFV_Vit.rip_1.0, whole genome shotgun sequence containing:
- the LOC117915193 gene encoding synaptotagmin-2-like isoform X1; protein product: MVLQSTSASFHFSQIFNACSCETTPWNLNFPPIVFSKKRKRFCRRKRVFLACAIPSDRRRGNFNVQLASSTSRGAKIFVVNRFSEEFNDGEGSQESSVQMGSQFTNFQEDPIVDKLRTQLGVIHPIPSPPINRNIVGLFGFFFLIGVVFDKVWTSGKKKKSNIEQGRSGIWPQVPTSFSLLLEKDLQRKESVEWVNMVLGKLWKVYRGGIENWLIGLLQPVIDNLKKPDYVRRVEIKQFSLGDEPLSVRNVERRTSRRANDLQYQIGLRYTGGARMLLMLSLKFSIIPIVVPVGVRDFDIDGELWVKLRLIPTEPWVGAVSWAFVSLPKIKVELSPFRLFNLMAIPVLSMFLKKLLTEDLPRLFVRPKKIVLDFQKGKAVGPVANALTGEMQEGNRDFVGELSVTLVDARKLSYVFYGKTDPYVTLSLGDQKIRSKKNSQTTVIGPPGEPIWNQDFHMLVANPRKQKLLIQVKDSLGFADLTIGTGEVDLGSLKDTVPTDRIVVLQGGWGLFRRGSSGEILLRLTYKAYVEDEEDDKTEAESMDTDVSDDEMSDSEEVDATFEQSQRGTLNGTDKESFMDLLAALIVSEEFQGIVASETGSMQTSDDVPSLDPTILRSIGVTSELKPSNPNSDSEISGDSSFAGTTLLWLSVITSTAVLIALSMGGSSLFNP
- the LOC117915193 gene encoding synaptotagmin-2-like isoform X2, producing the protein MVLQSTSASFHFSQIFNACSCETTPWNLNFPPIVFSKKRKRFCRRKRVFLACAIPSDRRRGNFNVQLASSTSRGAKIFVVNRFSEEFNDGEGSQESSVQMGSQFTNFQEDPIVDKLRTQLGVIHPIPSPPINRNIVGLFGFFFLIGVVFDKVWTSGKKKKSNIEQGRSGIWPQVPTSFSLLLEKDLQRKESVEWVNMVLGKLWKVYRGGIENWLIGLLQPVIDNLKKPDYVRRVEIKQFSLGDEPLSVRNVERRTSRRANDLQYQIGLRYTGGARMLLMLSLKFSIIPIVVPVGVRDFDIDGELWVKLRLIPTEPWVGAVSWAFVSLPKIKVELSPFRLFNLMAIPVLSMFLKKLLTEDLPRLFVRPKKIVLDFQKGKAVGPVANALTGEMQEGNRDFVGELSVTLVDARKLSYVFYGKTDPYVTLSLGDQKIRSKKNSQTTVIGPPGEPIWNQDFHMLVANPRKQKLLIQVKDSLGFADLTIGTGEVDLGSLKDTVPTDRIVVLQGGWGLFRRGSSGEILLRLTYKAYVEDEEDDKTEAESMDTDVSDDEMSDSEEVDATFEQSQRGTLNGTDKESFMDLLAALIVSEEFQGIVASETGSMQTSDDVPSLDPTILRSIGVTSELKPSNPNSDSEISGGTTLLWLSVITSTAVLIALSMGGSSLFNP